A genomic segment from Nisaea sediminum encodes:
- the arsC gene encoding arsenate reductase (glutaredoxin) (This arsenate reductase requires both glutathione and glutaredoxin to convert arsenate to arsenite, after which the efflux transporter formed by ArsA and ArsB can extrude the arsenite from the cell, providing resistance.) yields the protein MSVVIYHNPRCSKSRQTLELLRSRGIEPEIREYLKNPPSIAELKQLLTQLGLEPRALMRTKEAAYKEFDLGNKDSDPDALVRAMHENPVLIERPIVVSGSKAALGRPPEAVLEIL from the coding sequence ATGAGTGTCGTGATTTATCACAATCCCCGCTGTTCGAAGTCGCGTCAGACGCTGGAGCTGCTGCGCTCGAGAGGGATCGAGCCGGAGATTCGGGAGTACCTGAAAAATCCGCCGAGCATTGCCGAGCTGAAGCAACTACTGACGCAACTCGGACTCGAGCCCCGCGCATTGATGCGGACGAAAGAGGCCGCCTACAAGGAGTTCGATTTAGGCAACAAAGACTCGGACCCTGACGCTTTGGTCCGGGCCATGCACGAGAACCCGGTCCTCATCGAGCGGCCGATCGTCGTTTCCGGAAGCAAAGCAGCGCTCGGCCGGCCGCCGGAGGCGGTGCTGGAGATCCTTTAG
- a CDS encoding TfoX/Sxy family protein encodes MSVSRELVEYLTDTLSPLGDISARRMFSGYGIKCGEVNFALLLGSGAYLRVDDSNRATFEAEGSEPFRYMKKDKEVTVGTYWEIPGDVLDDPDRLLDWGRAALDAARRSWKPKKKRKSR; translated from the coding sequence ATGAGCGTCTCACGCGAACTTGTTGAATATCTTACTGACACGCTGTCGCCTCTCGGCGACATCTCCGCACGGCGAATGTTCAGCGGCTACGGCATAAAATGCGGTGAGGTGAATTTCGCCCTACTGCTTGGATCCGGAGCCTACTTGCGCGTCGACGATTCGAACCGTGCGACGTTCGAAGCGGAAGGCAGCGAGCCCTTCCGCTATATGAAGAAGGATAAGGAAGTCACCGTCGGAACCTATTGGGAGATTCCAGGCGACGTTCTCGATGATCCGGATCGTTTGCTGGACTGGGGGCGGGCCGCCCTTGATGCTGCGCGTCGCTCTTGGAAACCTAAGAAAAAACGAAAATCACGATAA
- a CDS encoding FAD-dependent monooxygenase, translating into MSADGTALIIGSGVGGLSAAIALSRIGVACEIFERGTEIGRGGTGLTLWPNALRALEKLGITRNVTRHADPLQRGEIFTSKGLPLTSVDLSEISRRSGMPLICLRRSDLYGALLDALPDVPIHTGKRCVSWREHADGITAQFEDGSTATGDFLVAADGIRSRLRHIMLGEDPLRYVGWMTWRGVADLPPGTFPSGLYREFFGRGSRFGIFAIRADRVYWYGTLSTEADERAPVDPSHRPEALAHFRDWPEPAATVIASTEDANLVRTGVYDTEPLPRWAKGRMAVLGDAAHPMTPDLGQGACQAIEDALALADSVVEGGAVPDILQRYEARGLARTQGLVARSRRVGKMRQWRHPLLTALRAATMRAIPPKLLLKMFETD; encoded by the coding sequence ATGTCGGCAGATGGCACGGCACTCATCATCGGCAGCGGCGTCGGCGGCCTCTCCGCCGCGATCGCCCTGTCCCGCATCGGCGTCGCGTGCGAGATCTTCGAGCGCGGCACCGAGATCGGTCGTGGCGGTACCGGACTCACGCTCTGGCCGAACGCCCTCCGTGCGCTCGAGAAGCTCGGGATCACCCGGAATGTGACGCGCCATGCGGATCCGCTCCAGCGCGGCGAGATCTTCACCTCGAAGGGCCTGCCCCTGACCAGCGTCGATCTTAGCGAGATCAGCCGCCGTTCCGGCATGCCGCTGATCTGCCTGCGGCGCTCGGATCTCTACGGCGCTCTGCTCGACGCCCTCCCCGACGTTCCGATCCATACCGGCAAGCGCTGCGTGTCCTGGCGCGAACATGCAGACGGAATCACCGCCCAATTCGAAGATGGCAGTACCGCCACGGGAGACTTTCTCGTCGCGGCGGACGGTATCCGCTCCCGGCTCCGCCACATCATGCTTGGCGAGGACCCTTTGCGCTATGTCGGCTGGATGACCTGGCGCGGCGTCGCGGACCTGCCACCCGGCACCTTTCCCTCCGGGCTTTACCGTGAGTTCTTCGGGCGCGGCAGCCGTTTCGGGATCTTCGCGATCCGCGCCGACCGGGTCTACTGGTACGGCACGCTCAGCACCGAGGCCGATGAACGCGCGCCGGTCGATCCCTCGCACCGCCCGGAGGCACTGGCCCATTTTCGCGACTGGCCGGAACCCGCGGCGACCGTGATCGCCTCGACCGAGGACGCAAACTTGGTCCGGACCGGGGTCTATGACACGGAACCGCTGCCGCGCTGGGCCAAAGGGCGGATGGCTGTGCTGGGCGACGCCGCCCACCCGATGACGCCGGATCTCGGCCAGGGCGCCTGCCAGGCGATCGAAGACGCGCTCGCCCTCGCCGACTCTGTCGTGGAGGGCGGGGCCGTTCCGGACATTTTGCAGCGATACGAGGCGAGAGGTCTCGCGCGCACGCAAGGGCTGGTCGCGCGCTCGCGTCGGGTCGGCAAGATGCGCCAGTGGCGTCATCCCCTGCTGACCGCTCTCCGCGCCGCGACCATGCGTGCGATCCCGCCGAAGCTGCTGCTGAAGATGTTCGAGACGGACTGA
- a CDS encoding ribonuclease activity regulator RraA gives MPELSDSARKKLATVSSATLTTLLMKRGLRNQCMQGVSRLTTHDRNMVGEAFTLRNIPAREDIDVIAAYDDYDHPQRKAIETVPPGKILVIDARQDPTAATAGNILMTRLEVRGVAGFVSDGGVRDSSEIAEYDIPCYVSGPSAPTSLIKHHAVAELNTPIGCGGVAVYPDDVLVGDDEGVVVIPAHLAEELADLAFEQEKMEAFISQEVRSGRPLRGTYPPDADTKARYEEWRKKQENS, from the coding sequence ATGCCCGAACTGAGCGATAGCGCGCGCAAGAAGCTGGCAACCGTCAGCTCTGCAACCCTGACGACCCTGCTGATGAAGCGCGGGCTCCGGAACCAGTGCATGCAGGGTGTGAGCCGCCTGACGACGCATGACCGCAACATGGTCGGCGAGGCCTTCACCCTGCGCAATATCCCCGCGCGCGAGGATATCGACGTGATCGCCGCCTATGACGATTACGACCATCCGCAGCGCAAGGCGATCGAGACCGTCCCGCCGGGCAAGATCCTCGTGATCGACGCACGTCAGGATCCGACCGCCGCGACCGCCGGGAACATCCTGATGACCCGTCTCGAGGTGCGCGGTGTGGCCGGGTTCGTCTCCGACGGCGGCGTCCGCGATTCCAGCGAGATCGCCGAGTACGACATTCCCTGCTACGTCTCCGGCCCCTCCGCCCCGACCAGCCTGATCAAGCATCACGCCGTCGCGGAGCTGAACACGCCGATCGGCTGCGGCGGCGTCGCGGTCTATCCGGACGACGTGCTCGTCGGCGATGACGAAGGCGTCGTGGTGATTCCGGCGCACCTTGCCGAGGAACTCGCCGACCTGGCCTTCGAGCAAGAGAAGATGGAAGCCTTCATCTCCCAGGAGGTCCGCAGCGGCCGTCCGCTGCGCGGCACCTACCCGCCGGACGCGGACACCAAGGCCCGCTATGAGGAGTGGCGCAAGAAGCAGGAAAACTCGTGA
- the typA gene encoding translational GTPase TypA, whose translation MNLRNIAIIAHVDHGKTTLCDVLLKQTGTFRENQQVQERAMDSNDIERERGITILAKCTSVEWKGTRINIVDTPGHADFGGEVERILSMVDGVVVLVDAAEGPMPQTKFVLGKALKLGLRPMVVVNKVDKPEQRAYEVQDEMFDLFSALEATDEQLDFPTLFASGKAGWASETPEEKGTDMSPLFELICRHVPAPKVDVDAPFRMLATTVEADPYLGRLLTGRIESGRVTPNLTVKSLSRNGKLLEQGRITKILAYRGLERVPLDEAEAGDIVALAGLAKTTVADTICVPSVTEPIEAQPIDPSTIAVTFSVNDSPLAGLDGDKVTSRVIWDRLQKEAEGNVAIRVKETADKDAFEVSGRGELQLAVLIEQMRREGFELSISRPRVLFQSDPQTGQRLEPIEEVVIDVDEEYSGAVVEKLQQRKAELMDMRPSGGGKQRVTFRCPSRGLIGYHGEFMTDTRGTGIMNRVFDSYGPYKGPIPARRNGVLISLEKGKASSYALFNLEERGPLMIGGGEDIYPGMVIGENSRGNDLDVNPLKSKQLTNFRAAGKDDAIVLTPPIRMTLEKAISYIDDDELVEVTPNNIRMRKRYLDIHERKKHAKKVAAEG comes from the coding sequence ATGAACCTCAGAAACATCGCCATCATCGCGCACGTCGACCACGGCAAGACTACGCTGTGCGACGTGCTGCTGAAACAGACCGGTACCTTCCGCGAGAACCAGCAGGTTCAGGAACGGGCCATGGACAGCAACGACATCGAGCGCGAGCGCGGGATCACTATCCTTGCGAAATGCACCTCGGTCGAGTGGAAGGGCACCCGCATCAATATCGTCGATACGCCCGGTCACGCCGATTTCGGCGGCGAGGTTGAGCGCATCCTCTCCATGGTCGATGGCGTCGTCGTTCTGGTGGATGCGGCCGAGGGCCCGATGCCGCAAACCAAGTTCGTGCTCGGCAAGGCGTTGAAACTTGGCCTGCGCCCGATGGTCGTCGTCAACAAGGTCGACAAGCCGGAGCAGCGCGCCTACGAGGTGCAGGACGAGATGTTCGATCTCTTCTCCGCGCTCGAGGCGACCGACGAGCAGCTCGACTTCCCGACGCTTTTCGCCTCCGGCAAGGCCGGCTGGGCGAGCGAGACGCCAGAGGAGAAGGGCACCGACATGAGCCCGCTCTTCGAGCTGATCTGCCGCCATGTCCCGGCGCCGAAGGTCGATGTCGATGCGCCGTTCCGCATGCTGGCGACCACGGTCGAAGCCGATCCCTATCTTGGCCGCCTGCTGACCGGCCGCATCGAGTCGGGCCGGGTCACGCCGAATCTGACGGTGAAGTCCCTTTCCCGAAACGGCAAGCTGCTGGAGCAGGGCCGGATCACCAAGATCCTTGCCTATCGCGGTCTGGAGCGGGTGCCGCTGGACGAGGCGGAGGCCGGCGACATCGTTGCGCTGGCAGGTCTCGCCAAGACCACCGTCGCCGATACGATCTGCGTGCCGTCGGTGACCGAGCCGATCGAGGCCCAGCCGATCGATCCCTCGACCATCGCGGTCACTTTCTCGGTCAATGACAGCCCGCTCGCCGGCCTCGACGGCGACAAGGTCACCAGCCGGGTGATCTGGGACCGCCTGCAGAAGGAAGCGGAGGGCAACGTCGCCATCCGGGTGAAGGAAACCGCCGACAAGGATGCCTTCGAGGTTTCCGGCCGCGGCGAACTGCAGCTCGCCGTGCTGATCGAGCAGATGCGCCGCGAGGGCTTCGAGCTTTCCATCAGCCGCCCACGCGTGCTCTTCCAGTCGGATCCGCAGACCGGCCAGCGCCTGGAGCCGATCGAGGAAGTGGTGATCGACGTCGACGAGGAATATTCCGGCGCCGTCGTCGAGAAGCTGCAGCAGCGCAAGGCCGAGCTGATGGACATGCGTCCGTCCGGCGGCGGCAAGCAGCGTGTCACCTTCCGCTGCCCGTCGCGCGGCCTGATCGGCTATCACGGCGAGTTCATGACCGATACCCGCGGTACCGGCATCATGAACCGGGTGTTCGACAGCTACGGCCCCTACAAGGGCCCGATCCCGGCGCGCCGCAACGGCGTGCTGATCAGCCTCGAGAAGGGCAAGGCCTCGTCCTATGCGCTCTTCAATCTCGAGGAGCGCGGTCCGCTGATGATCGGCGGCGGCGAGGATATCTATCCGGGCATGGTGATCGGCGAGAATAGCCGCGGCAACGATCTCGACGTCAACCCCCTGAAGTCGAAGCAGCTCACCAACTTCCGCGCCGCCGGCAAGGACGACGCGATCGTGCTCACGCCGCCGATCCGGATGACGCTGGAAAAGGCGATCTCTTATATCGACGACGACGAGCTGGTCGAGGTGACGCCGAACAACATCCGCATGCGCAAGCGCTATCTCGACATCCACGAGCGCAAGAAGCATGCGAAGAAGGTCGCCGCCGAGGGCTGA
- a CDS encoding rhodanese-like domain-containing protein produces the protein MGAKQIKTVESMVAEANEQVRILGVEEAKSWVGRDDVTFIDVRDVRELAKTGRIPGARHVPRGMLEFWIDPASPYFKDFFGEDKTFVFYCAASWRSALSAKTAQDMGLENVAHLEGGLGAWIEAEGPVEKKDE, from the coding sequence ATGGGCGCCAAACAGATCAAGACCGTCGAATCCATGGTGGCGGAAGCCAACGAGCAGGTACGCATTCTCGGCGTCGAGGAAGCGAAATCCTGGGTCGGACGCGACGATGTGACCTTCATCGACGTGCGCGACGTGCGCGAGCTCGCCAAGACCGGCCGCATCCCCGGCGCGCGCCACGTGCCGCGCGGCATGCTCGAATTCTGGATCGACCCGGCGAGCCCCTACTTCAAGGACTTCTTCGGCGAGGACAAGACCTTCGTCTTCTATTGTGCCGCGAGCTGGCGCTCCGCGCTTTCGGCCAAGACGGCGCAGGATATGGGCCTCGAGAACGTCGCTCATCTCGAGGGCGGTCTCGGTGCCTGGATCGAGGCGGAAGGGCCGGTCGAGAAGAAGGACGAGTAG
- a CDS encoding glycosyltransferase family 9 protein, translating into MKLRAKQRLDACAGGLAIILLKPFARVLGLVLHRDHDIRPKGDIVILKMLGGGSLVLAYPALLGLKRAYPERELRLVCTGATRPFAELLGIFDEIHSVDDGGSLLKLLGSSFTTLRAVFRCDTMIDLEVYSRLSTIFCLLTLARNRISFYLDTAYWRKGLATHLFYFNRSGSAPMHYAQIARELGAEIPDADKCRSAFLAANAIALRNPKSDGPERIGLACFCSDLALERMFSASEWGDLLAREMKGRDISITLFGGPGDREAGEEMAASIRTALPGVTVENACGRWPLKETAAEIAKMDRFWSIDTGLLHIARQIGVPTTSFWGPTAPHTLLQDLPGTDEAVHYSELPCSPCVHVHDEPPCGGTRPCMVAHLRELTAEERNPAWVARS; encoded by the coding sequence TTGAAACTGCGCGCGAAACAGCGTCTGGATGCCTGCGCCGGCGGGTTGGCGATTATTCTCCTGAAGCCGTTCGCACGGGTGCTGGGCCTCGTCCTGCACCGGGATCATGACATTCGTCCGAAGGGCGATATCGTGATCCTCAAGATGCTTGGCGGCGGCAGTCTCGTCCTTGCCTATCCGGCGCTGCTCGGATTGAAGAGGGCATATCCGGAGCGGGAGCTGCGCCTCGTCTGCACCGGCGCGACACGGCCTTTCGCGGAGCTGCTCGGGATTTTCGACGAGATTCACTCGGTCGATGATGGCGGCTCTCTCCTGAAGCTCCTCGGCAGCAGTTTCACGACGCTCCGGGCCGTTTTCCGCTGCGACACGATGATCGATCTCGAGGTCTATAGCCGGCTCTCGACCATCTTCTGTCTGCTGACCCTGGCGCGGAACCGGATCAGCTTCTATCTCGATACGGCCTACTGGCGAAAAGGCCTCGCGACGCATCTGTTCTATTTCAACCGGTCCGGTTCGGCGCCGATGCATTACGCACAGATCGCGCGGGAACTGGGAGCGGAGATCCCGGATGCAGACAAGTGTCGGTCGGCGTTCCTCGCAGCCAACGCCATTGCACTTCGAAACCCGAAGAGCGACGGGCCCGAGAGGATCGGGCTTGCCTGTTTCTGTTCCGATCTCGCACTTGAGCGCATGTTCAGCGCCAGCGAATGGGGAGACTTGCTGGCGCGGGAGATGAAAGGCCGCGATATCTCAATCACCCTGTTCGGTGGACCGGGGGACCGGGAGGCGGGGGAGGAGATGGCGGCCTCGATCCGCACGGCCCTGCCGGGTGTGACGGTCGAGAATGCCTGCGGCCGCTGGCCGCTGAAAGAAACGGCCGCCGAGATCGCGAAGATGGACCGCTTCTGGAGCATCGATACGGGCCTGCTCCACATTGCGCGGCAGATCGGCGTGCCGACGACCTCTTTCTGGGGGCCGACCGCTCCACACACGCTGCTGCAGGACCTTCCGGGAACGGACGAAGCGGTTCACTACAGCGAGCTGCCCTGTTCGCCCTGCGTGCATGTCCATGACGAGCCGCCCTGCGGCGGCACCCGGCCCTGCATGGTGGCGCATCTGAGGGAACTGACCGCGGAAGAGCGCAACCCGGCCTGGGTTGCGCGTTCCTGA
- a CDS encoding LysE family translocator, with the protein MSTPTDLLLLFLMVFPLMFSPGPSNLLCAAAGGRFGVARSIPFVIGMDVMVFVPAFLVGTGFSSVLKRVPDAFHYIQIAGALFILFLAWKILRSSEAAEDQRLQGAAPGLFEGAMVQLLNGKGLALLLVIFSQFADPGRPSWRVALEIAAALTIFSLASHFSWLTGGAWLATRFNSPKAVRIQNLVYALLLVGVALSLAIMGVIGS; encoded by the coding sequence ATGTCCACGCCGACGGATTTGCTGCTGCTGTTCCTGATGGTTTTCCCGCTGATGTTCAGTCCGGGGCCGAGCAACCTGCTCTGCGCGGCCGCGGGTGGCAGGTTCGGTGTCGCCCGCTCGATCCCCTTCGTCATTGGCATGGACGTCATGGTCTTTGTTCCGGCCTTCCTGGTCGGGACAGGCTTCTCCAGCGTGCTGAAAAGGGTGCCGGATGCCTTTCACTACATCCAGATCGCGGGGGCGCTCTTCATCCTGTTCCTCGCCTGGAAGATCCTCCGCTCCTCTGAAGCGGCCGAGGACCAGAGGCTGCAGGGCGCGGCACCGGGCCTGTTCGAGGGGGCGATGGTACAATTGCTGAACGGCAAGGGGCTGGCATTGCTGCTGGTCATCTTCTCCCAGTTCGCCGATCCCGGCCGCCCCTCCTGGCGCGTTGCGCTTGAGATCGCCGCCGCGCTGACGATCTTCAGCCTCGCCTCGCATTTCTCCTGGCTGACCGGGGGCGCCTGGCTCGCAACCCGGTTCAACTCTCCGAAAGCGGTCAGGATCCAGAACCTGGTCTACGCGCTGCTGCTGGTCGGTGTCGCACTGTCACTCGCGATCATGGGAGTTATCGGATCATGA
- the paaG gene encoding 2-(1,2-epoxy-1,2-dihydrophenyl)acetyl-CoA isomerase PaaG, with the protein MTYETLLFSVDNSIARITLNRPERINAITAVMHEELRNVISKLEKPGSARCVIMTGAGRGFCSGQDLADRKAVDPSERRDLSQSIQQNYNPLVKRMAALPIPIVTAVNGVAAGAGASLALAADIVLAGHNTKFVQAFVNIGLVPDAGGTYVLPRRVGLAKALGMALTGAPITGRQAADWGLIWNSVEDDSLAAEAEALAKTLAAKPPIALASIKKIMRASLENSFAEQLDLEAEFQRHCGYTDDYQEGIASFLEKRAPDFKGK; encoded by the coding sequence ATGACCTACGAAACCCTGCTCTTCTCGGTCGACAATTCGATCGCGCGCATCACCCTCAACCGGCCGGAGCGCATCAACGCGATCACGGCGGTCATGCACGAGGAACTGCGCAACGTCATATCCAAGCTGGAGAAGCCCGGCAGCGCGCGCTGCGTGATCATGACCGGCGCGGGGCGCGGTTTCTGCTCCGGGCAGGACCTGGCCGACCGCAAAGCTGTCGATCCGAGCGAACGGCGCGATCTCAGTCAGTCGATCCAGCAGAACTACAATCCGCTGGTGAAACGCATGGCGGCGCTGCCGATCCCGATCGTCACCGCCGTGAACGGTGTCGCTGCCGGTGCGGGCGCTAGCCTCGCGCTCGCCGCCGACATCGTGCTCGCGGGCCACAACACCAAGTTCGTGCAGGCCTTCGTCAATATCGGCCTCGTCCCGGATGCCGGCGGCACCTATGTCCTGCCGCGCCGAGTCGGGCTCGCCAAGGCGCTCGGGATGGCCCTCACCGGCGCGCCGATCACCGGCAGGCAGGCCGCCGACTGGGGCCTGATCTGGAATTCCGTCGAGGATGACAGCCTCGCGGCCGAAGCCGAGGCGCTGGCGAAGACGCTCGCTGCCAAACCTCCTATCGCGCTCGCCTCGATCAAGAAGATCATGCGCGCGTCATTGGAAAACAGCTTTGCGGAGCAGCTCGATCTCGAAGCCGAGTTCCAGCGCCACTGCGGCTACACCGACGACTACCAGGAAGGCATCGCCTCCTTCCTCGAGAAGCGCGCCCCGGACTTCAAAGGCAAGTAG
- a CDS encoding Crp/Fnr family transcriptional regulator — MVPDSQRVPFDKGETVCMRGDPSEYVMYVLSGELAVEHSPGLYLEHGGKVITFKRGSLIGESSAILKRPCMATFVGFTEGAIARVPADRIRSEVRRAGKLAQMIMKTQAEKLDTTFRLVMQNYKTASKSQIDEILQPDRDFGGFFEESVSR, encoded by the coding sequence ATGGTTCCGGATTCCCAACGCGTTCCTTTCGACAAAGGCGAAACCGTCTGCATGCGCGGCGACCCGTCGGAGTACGTCATGTACGTCCTGAGCGGCGAACTCGCCGTGGAACACAGCCCCGGGCTCTATCTCGAACACGGCGGCAAGGTCATCACCTTCAAGCGCGGCAGTCTGATCGGGGAGAGCTCGGCGATTCTGAAGCGTCCCTGCATGGCGACCTTCGTCGGTTTCACCGAGGGTGCGATCGCCCGGGTTCCGGCGGACCGGATCCGCTCCGAGGTCCGCCGGGCCGGCAAGCTGGCTCAGATGATCATGAAAACCCAGGCGGAAAAGCTGGACACGACCTTCCGTCTGGTCATGCAGAACTACAAGACCGCCTCGAAAAGTCAGATCGACGAAATCTTGCAGCCCGACCGGGACTTCGGCGGCTTCTTCGAGGAAAGCGTCAGCCGCTAG
- a CDS encoding aldo/keto reductase produces the protein MEYRNLGRSGLKVSKFCLGAMMFGGPTDEDVSREIISEARDFGLNFIDTADAYNGGESERVVGRAISAEREYWVLATKLANPMDDKDPNARGLSRKWVLQACEDSLARLDTDYIDVYYLHKEDHSTPLEETVGAMADLIRAGKVRYFGVSNHRSWRVAEICNLCDAAGIDRPVVSQPYYNAMNRMPETEHLPACDYYGLGVFPYSPLARGVLSGKYKPGAEPEAGSRAARADKRMMQTEWREESLVIAEKIKAHAEAKGATIIDLAVGWVLNNALVTGSIVGPRTMEQWKAYAKAYHYEFTAEDEALIDELVPEGHPSTPGYNDPAYPLEGRVTLVG, from the coding sequence ATGGAATACCGCAATCTTGGCCGCTCGGGCCTCAAGGTGTCGAAATTCTGTCTCGGCGCGATGATGTTTGGCGGTCCGACGGACGAGGATGTGAGCCGGGAAATCATTTCCGAGGCGCGCGACTTCGGACTGAATTTCATCGATACCGCCGACGCCTATAACGGCGGCGAGTCGGAGCGTGTGGTCGGCCGGGCCATCTCGGCGGAGCGGGAGTACTGGGTACTCGCGACCAAGCTCGCCAACCCGATGGACGACAAGGATCCGAACGCGCGCGGACTCTCCCGCAAATGGGTCCTGCAGGCCTGCGAGGATTCGCTGGCGCGGCTCGATACCGACTATATCGACGTCTACTACCTGCATAAGGAAGACCATTCGACGCCTCTGGAAGAGACCGTCGGCGCGATGGCCGATCTGATCCGCGCCGGCAAGGTGCGCTATTTCGGTGTTTCCAACCATCGCTCCTGGCGTGTCGCCGAGATCTGCAATCTCTGCGATGCGGCCGGCATCGACCGTCCGGTCGTCAGCCAGCCCTACTACAACGCCATGAACCGCATGCCGGAGACCGAGCACCTTCCGGCCTGCGATTATTACGGGCTCGGCGTTTTCCCCTACAGCCCGCTCGCCCGCGGCGTGCTCTCCGGAAAATACAAGCCGGGTGCCGAACCGGAAGCCGGCAGCCGTGCCGCGCGCGCCGACAAGCGGATGATGCAGACCGAATGGCGCGAGGAGAGCCTGGTGATCGCAGAGAAGATCAAGGCGCATGCGGAGGCAAAGGGCGCGACGATTATCGACCTCGCGGTCGGCTGGGTGCTGAACAACGCGCTCGTCACCGGTTCCATCGTCGGGCCGCGCACGATGGAGCAGTGGAAGGCCTATGCGAAAGCCTATCACTACGAGTTTACGGCCGAGGACGAGGCATTGATCGACGAGCTGGTGCCGGAAGGCCATCCCTCGACGCCGGGTTACAACGATCCGGCCTATCCGCTGGAGGGGAGGGTGACGCTGGTGGGATAA
- a CDS encoding class I SAM-dependent methyltransferase: MSGDGRDIDAAIAVYDQHARRLAEQWSAYANEFEEFLDFHRPFLPAKGGTALDIGAGYGTHANGLEGFGLDVVAAEPSEGMRAEGLRRFPDSEILWLDDRLPWLDKVAALGRRFDFMLMNSVWMHLPPEFREDGMAMLASLLAPGGHFSVLLRHGPAPEDRPMHESEAAPFLSLAERHGFVCLERVARPDEMNRPGVSFTRLILSNTGQTR; the protein is encoded by the coding sequence GTGAGCGGCGACGGCCGCGACATTGACGCCGCGATCGCCGTGTATGATCAGCATGCACGGCGGCTCGCGGAGCAATGGTCGGCCTATGCCAATGAGTTCGAGGAGTTTCTCGATTTTCACCGGCCGTTTCTGCCGGCAAAAGGTGGCACCGCCCTCGATATCGGGGCCGGTTACGGCACGCACGCGAACGGTCTCGAAGGATTTGGTCTCGACGTGGTCGCGGCAGAGCCGTCCGAGGGCATGCGGGCCGAGGGGCTGAGGCGCTTTCCGGACAGCGAGATACTCTGGCTGGACGACCGGCTGCCGTGGCTGGACAAGGTCGCTGCGCTCGGCCGCCGTTTCGATTTCATGCTGATGAACTCGGTCTGGATGCATCTGCCGCCGGAGTTCCGCGAGGATGGCATGGCAATGCTGGCGAGCCTGCTCGCACCTGGCGGCCATTTCTCCGTCCTGCTACGGCACGGGCCGGCGCCGGAAGACCGTCCGATGCATGAATCCGAGGCGGCTCCCTTCCTTTCTCTTGCCGAGCGGCATGGCTTCGTCTGCCTCGAACGGGTCGCCAGACCCGACGAGATGAACCGCCCCGGCGTTTCTTTCACCCGGCTCATCCTGAGCAATACCGGACAAACCCGATGA